The following are from one region of the Paenibacillus sp. KS-LC4 genome:
- the spoVT gene encoding stage V sporulation protein T has translation MKATGIVRRIDDLGRVVIPKEIRRTLRIREGDPLEIFVDRDGEVILKKYSPIGELGDFAKEYAESLFESTNHVALISDRDTIIAVAGASKKDLLDKQVGPILESCMENRKAIAETTPGAYEMIKDISDTFSAFVVAPIIAGGDPIGTVVLLSKDDAVKMSIMEQKMAETAAGFLAKQMEQ, from the coding sequence ATGAAAGCAACTGGAATTGTACGCCGCATTGATGATCTTGGGCGTGTAGTTATTCCGAAGGAAATTCGCCGGACACTACGCATTCGGGAAGGTGACCCGCTTGAAATATTTGTAGATCGCGATGGGGAGGTTATTCTTAAGAAGTACTCTCCGATTGGCGAACTTGGGGATTTTGCCAAAGAATACGCAGAATCATTGTTTGAGAGCACGAATCATGTGGCGCTCATCTCTGACCGGGATACGATTATTGCGGTAGCCGGCGCTTCCAAGAAAGATCTGCTGGACAAGCAGGTGGGGCCGATACTGGAAAGCTGCATGGAGAACCGCAAAGCTATAGCTGAAACGACTCCTGGTGCTTATGAGATGATTAAAGATATAAGCGACACTTTCTCGGCCTTCGTTGTAGCGCCGATTATTGCAGGCGGAGACCCGATTGGTACGGTTGTGCTGCTTAGCAAGGATGATGCTGTGAAAATGTCGATTATGGAGCAAAAAATGGCAGAGACTGCTGCGGGCTTTTTAGCGAAGCAAATGGAGCAGTAA